The following are encoded together in the Bradyrhizobium sp. CCGUVB1N3 genome:
- a CDS encoding IS110 family transposase, with the protein MSTTNIVTIGIDLGKNTFHVVGLDAMGAIALRKKRSRNQLEQSLANVPSCLIGMEACAGAHHIGRRLEKLGHQVRLLPAQYVKPYLKGHKNDFRDAEAIAEAVQRPTMRFVPLKSTEQLDLQALHRVRSRLVTQRTAVINQIRGFLLERGLPVRQGAAALRLALPQLLSMPSDNLSPRVVQLVQDLVEDWRYLDRRVTSITKEINELAEQHAHCHRLMTAPGVGPIISSAMLAAIGTGDAFRKGRDFAAWLGLVPKQFSTGDRTILGRISRRGNRYLRTLFIQGARAVLLRRQTWSRHGFGAWLEAASKRLHSNVLVVALAAKLARMAWSMLAKGRDYDANFLGQTA; encoded by the coding sequence ATGTCCACTACGAACATTGTCACGATTGGCATCGATCTAGGGAAAAACACATTCCATGTGGTGGGGCTCGATGCTATGGGAGCAATCGCCCTACGCAAGAAGCGATCGAGAAATCAGCTGGAGCAGTCGCTGGCCAATGTTCCGTCCTGCCTGATCGGAATGGAGGCTTGTGCAGGAGCACACCACATCGGTCGGAGGCTCGAAAAATTAGGCCATCAAGTCCGGCTCTTGCCAGCACAATATGTGAAGCCGTACCTCAAGGGTCACAAGAATGACTTCCGTGACGCTGAAGCCATCGCCGAAGCCGTTCAGCGCCCGACAATGCGATTCGTCCCATTGAAATCGACGGAGCAGCTCGATTTGCAGGCGCTCCACAGAGTGCGCAGTCGACTGGTGACGCAGCGAACAGCGGTCATCAATCAAATCCGGGGCTTTCTACTCGAGCGAGGGCTGCCGGTTCGGCAGGGAGCGGCAGCACTCCGATTGGCGCTTCCTCAGCTTCTCTCAATGCCCTCGGATAACCTGTCGCCTCGAGTAGTTCAGCTCGTTCAGGACTTGGTCGAGGACTGGCGCTATCTCGACCGGCGGGTTACATCAATTACGAAAGAAATCAACGAGCTCGCCGAGCAGCATGCACACTGTCATCGGCTGATGACTGCGCCGGGCGTCGGACCGATCATCTCAAGCGCGATGCTCGCCGCGATCGGGACTGGCGATGCTTTTCGCAAGGGCCGCGACTTTGCGGCATGGCTTGGTCTGGTACCGAAACAATTCTCGACCGGCGATCGAACCATTCTCGGCCGCATATCGAGGCGCGGCAACCGGTACCTGCGAACGCTCTTCATTCAAGGGGCCAGAGCCGTGCTTCTGAGGCGCCAGACTTGGTCCAGGCACGGGTTTGGAGCCTGGTTGGAAGCAGCGTCCAAGCGGCTCCACTCGAATGTACTGGTTGTCGCCTTGGCCGCAAAACTCGCGCGCATGGCCTGGAGCATGCTCGCAAAGGGCCGTGACTACGACGCCAATTTCTTAGGCCAGACCGCCTAA